In the Arthrobacter sp. CDRTa11 genome, GTCGTCGCAGTTCGTCTCGGCTCTGCTCCTGGTGGGAGCACGGTTTGCTGAAGGCCTGCACCTGGAGCACGTGGGCAAGCCAGTGCCAAGCCTTGACCACATCAACATGACGGTGGCCGTACTGCGAAGCGTGGGGGTTTCTGTGGATGACTCCGTCCCCAACCACTGGGTTGTCGCCCCGGGCCACATTCGGGCTTTCGACCAGCGCATCGAGCAGGACCTGTCCAACGCGGGCCCCTTCCTGGCCGCTGCCTTGGCATCCCGCGGAACGGTCCGCATCCCGAACTGGCCGGCCGGTACCACCCAGGTGGGCGACAAATGGCGCAGCATCCTGTCCGCAATGGGCGCCGAAGTCAGCCTGGCTGACGGCGTCCTGACCGTTACCGGCGGAGCTGGGATCCAGGGTGGCGACTTCGATGAAACCAGCGAACTTGCCCCGACTGTCGCCGCCCTGTGCGCCCTCGCCAGCGGGCCTTCCAGACTCACAGGAATAGCGCACCTGCGCGGGCATGAGACAGACCGGCTGGCGGGGCTTGTCACCGAAATCAACCGCCTCGGCGGCAATGCAGAAGAGACCAGCGACGGATTGGTGATCCGCCCGGCCAAGCTGCATGGCGGCGTCGTACATAGTTACGCAGACCACCGAATGGCCACAGCGGGCGCCATCCTTGGCCTCGCCGTGGAAGGCGTCGAGGTGGAGGACATCGCCACCACCGCAAAGACCATGCCGGACTTTCCTGCACTGTGGGCGGACATGCTGGCCCAGGGCCAGTCAACCGAGCCCCAGGGACCGGAGGGTTCCGTCGGTGGCACGCAGCACTGATTCTTGGGACGAGTCCGATGTCCGGATCCGTCCCAGCAAGAAGGGGTCCCGCCCGCGCACCAAGGACCGTCCCAGTCACGACGACGCTGTCACGGGACGCATCATCACGGTGGACCGCGGCCGGTATACAGCAGTGGTGGGTGAGGATTCGGGCGATGAGCGGGTGATCATCTCGGCAAGGGCCCGGGAATTGCGCCGTTCCCCCGTGGTTGCCGGAGATTTCGTCTCGCTGGTGGGGGATGTATCGGGGGAACCGGACACCCTGGCCCGCCTCGTCAAGATCCAGGACCGCAGGACACTCCTGCGCCGAAGCGCGGACGACACGGATCCGGTGGAGCGCGCAGTAGTGGCCAACGCTGATCAGCTGGTGGTTGTGGTGGCTGCCGCCAACCCGGAACCCCGCACAGGCTTTATCGACCGCGCCTTGGTAGCAGCCTACGACGCCGGGATTGACCCGCTGCTGCTGGTCACGAAGGCGGACGTGAAGGATCCTTCGGAGCTGTTGTCCAACTACGAGCACCTTGATTTCCCGGTGATCATCAGCCGCACGGCCGATTCCGAGGCGTCCGGCATCGACGCGCGTTCCGATGACGGACTGTCGGCCCGGCTGGACAGTAATGCCGTTGCCCAGCTCCGTGAACACCTCGATGGCAAGGTCACGGTGATGCTGGGGCATTCGGGCGTGGGCAAATCCACCATGGTTAATGCGCTGACAGGTGCCGAACGTGCCACCGGCGGCGTCAACGCGGTGACGGGGAGGGGGCGGCACACGTCATCGTCTGCCCTGGCCCTCAAACTGACTGACGCGCCGGCGGGCAGCTGGATCATTGACACTCCAGGGATCCGGTCCTTCGGCCTGGCGCATGTGGATCCGGACCGCATCCTCCGGTCATTCCCGGACCTCGAACCGGGAACAGACGCGTGCGAACGTGGCTGCAAGCACAACGCCGCCGCGGTCAACTGCGGCCTGGACGCATGGGTGGCCGAGGGCCACGCCGGCTCCACGGGTGCAGCCCGGCTTGCATCACTGCGGCGGTTGCTTGGCACTGATCCGCGGATGGAAGGCCAGGAAACCAAGGAACTCGGCAGCATGGGCTGACGTACGGCCAGCCGGAATCCGCTCACTGTTCGTCGGGTTTTTGCCGCTTTTCCTGCCTTCAGCGGACCGTGTCCGGGAGCGTCGGAACGGTTCGGGACGCCGATGTCCCCGCCCCTGCCTCGCTTTGACGGTAGTTTGGAACCATGATCCAACCCGCTTCGAGCTACAACGATGACTTGCGCCTGGCCCACGTGCTGGCCGACTCCGTGGACGACCAGACCATGAGCCGCTTCAAGGCCCTGGACCTCCACATCGAAACCAAGCCGGACCTGACGCCGGTCACAGATGCTGACAAGGCCGCTGAGGAAGCCATCCGAGGCCAGCTCTCCCGCTCCCGTCCCCGTGATGCCGTGCTCGGTGAGGAGTTCGGCAGCAGCGGACATGGTTCCCGCCGGTGGATCATCGACCCCATTGACGGCACTAAGAACTTTGTTCGCGGCGTCCCTGTCTGGGCCACACTCATCGCACTCGTTGACGAGGGCGAACCGGTGGTTGGCGTGGTCAGCGCCCCGGCGCTCGGTAAGCGCTGGTGGGCGGCCAAGGGCGCTGGAGCCTACATGGGCCGTTCCCTCGCCGCCGCCACCCGGCTCCGGGTATCGGACGTCTCGAAGCTCTCGGACGCGTCGCTGTCCTACTCCAGCCTGGGCGGGTGGAAGGAACGGGGCAACCTGGACGAGTTCCTGGAGCTCACTGAGGATGTGTGGCGGACCCGGGCATACGGCGACTTCTGGTCCTACTGCATGGTGGCCGAAGGGTCTGTGGACATCGCTTGTGAACCGGAGCTGAACCTTTACGACATGGCGGCGCTGGTGCCCATTGTGGTTGAGGCCGGCGGCCGGTTTACCTCCCTCGAGGGAGAGGACGGACCCTTCGGAGGCAACGCCCTGGCCACCAACTCCATCCTGCACTCGGAGGTCCTGAAGAGACTCAATCCCAGCCTGGACGATCTCCTGTCGTCCTGATCACCCGAATTATCAGCGGCGGACGCCTCCAAAAGGAGGCGTCCGCCGTCGTATCTTCGATGAGTAGGCCTATTTCAACGCCACGTAACAAAACCCTTAACATTCGGCCCGGCTTTTTCCCCGCCCGGCCCATGTCCTACGCTCTTAACAGGTCACGAGTGCCAGCGCTAAACCCCGGTTTGCTGGCCGGCAACCCTCCATTCGCGGTGGGGTGCCCCGGGTGACGACC is a window encoding:
- the aroA gene encoding 3-phosphoshikimate 1-carboxyvinyltransferase, yielding MTGSIAAPARDSSETVPHWPAPFAARPVNATVTVPGSKSLTNRFLVLAALADGPSRLRAPLHSRDSALMIEALRQLGAGITEVPGDGAFGPDLEVIPLSQDAPPARTQIDCGLAGTVMRFVPPLAALRNGESVFDGDPHARNRPMGTIIEALKALGVAVAAEDGGTPASLPFVVEGTGEVRGGHLVIDASASSQFVSALLLVGARFAEGLHLEHVGKPVPSLDHINMTVAVLRSVGVSVDDSVPNHWVVAPGHIRAFDQRIEQDLSNAGPFLAAALASRGTVRIPNWPAGTTQVGDKWRSILSAMGAEVSLADGVLTVTGGAGIQGGDFDETSELAPTVAALCALASGPSRLTGIAHLRGHETDRLAGLVTEINRLGGNAEETSDGLVIRPAKLHGGVVHSYADHRMATAGAILGLAVEGVEVEDIATTAKTMPDFPALWADMLAQGQSTEPQGPEGSVGGTQH
- a CDS encoding ribosome small subunit-dependent GTPase A, whose amino-acid sequence is MARSTDSWDESDVRIRPSKKGSRPRTKDRPSHDDAVTGRIITVDRGRYTAVVGEDSGDERVIISARARELRRSPVVAGDFVSLVGDVSGEPDTLARLVKIQDRRTLLRRSADDTDPVERAVVANADQLVVVVAAANPEPRTGFIDRALVAAYDAGIDPLLLVTKADVKDPSELLSNYEHLDFPVIISRTADSEASGIDARSDDGLSARLDSNAVAQLREHLDGKVTVMLGHSGVGKSTMVNALTGAERATGGVNAVTGRGRHTSSSALALKLTDAPAGSWIIDTPGIRSFGLAHVDPDRILRSFPDLEPGTDACERGCKHNAAAVNCGLDAWVAEGHAGSTGAARLASLRRLLGTDPRMEGQETKELGSMG
- the hisN gene encoding histidinol-phosphatase: MIQPASSYNDDLRLAHVLADSVDDQTMSRFKALDLHIETKPDLTPVTDADKAAEEAIRGQLSRSRPRDAVLGEEFGSSGHGSRRWIIDPIDGTKNFVRGVPVWATLIALVDEGEPVVGVVSAPALGKRWWAAKGAGAYMGRSLAAATRLRVSDVSKLSDASLSYSSLGGWKERGNLDEFLELTEDVWRTRAYGDFWSYCMVAEGSVDIACEPELNLYDMAALVPIVVEAGGRFTSLEGEDGPFGGNALATNSILHSEVLKRLNPSLDDLLSS